The Streptomyces sp. Alt3 genome has a segment encoding these proteins:
- a CDS encoding M16 family metallopeptidase gives MEYHPQPTAGEARPWAFPAPERGALPNGLTVLRCHRPGQQIVAVEIFLDAPLDAEPEGLDGVATIMARALSEGTDKRSAEEFAAELERCGATLDAHADHPGLRVSLEVPVSRLAKALGLVAESLRAPAFAESEIERLVGNRLDEIPHEQANPARRAAKQLSKELFPATARMSRPRQGTEETVRRIDAAAVRAFYDAHVRPSTATAVVVGDLTGVDLDALLADTVGDWSGNAGQARPVPPITADDTGRVVIVDRPGAVQTQLLIGRIGADRHDSVWPAQVLGTYCLGGTLTSRLDRVLREEKGYTYGVRAFGQVLRSTAPGSSSGATGAAMLAISGSVDTESTGPALDDLWKVLRTLAAEGLTDAERETAVQNLVGVAPLKYETAASVAGTLADQVEQHLPDDYQAELYARLAATGTVEATAAVVNAFPVDRLVTVLVGDAAQIAEPVRALGIGEVSVVSG, from the coding sequence ATGGAGTACCACCCGCAGCCGACCGCCGGCGAGGCCCGGCCCTGGGCCTTCCCCGCACCCGAGCGGGGCGCCCTGCCCAACGGGCTGACCGTGTTGCGCTGTCACCGGCCGGGCCAGCAGATCGTCGCCGTGGAGATCTTCCTCGACGCCCCGCTGGACGCCGAGCCCGAGGGGCTGGACGGTGTGGCCACGATCATGGCGCGCGCACTGTCCGAGGGCACCGACAAGCGCTCCGCGGAGGAGTTCGCCGCCGAGCTGGAGCGGTGCGGCGCCACGCTGGACGCCCATGCGGACCACCCGGGCCTCCGCGTCTCCCTGGAGGTCCCGGTCTCCCGGCTGGCCAAGGCCCTCGGCCTCGTCGCCGAGTCCCTGCGGGCCCCGGCCTTCGCGGAGAGCGAGATCGAGCGGCTGGTGGGCAACCGGCTCGACGAGATCCCGCACGAGCAGGCCAACCCGGCCCGCCGGGCCGCCAAGCAGCTCTCCAAGGAGCTCTTCCCCGCCACGGCGCGGATGTCGCGTCCGCGCCAGGGCACGGAGGAGACGGTCCGCCGGATCGACGCCGCCGCCGTACGCGCCTTCTACGACGCCCATGTCCGCCCGTCCACCGCGACGGCGGTCGTCGTCGGCGACCTCACCGGGGTGGACCTGGACGCGCTCCTCGCCGACACCGTGGGGGACTGGTCGGGCAACGCCGGCCAGGCCCGGCCCGTCCCCCCGATCACCGCGGACGACACCGGCCGCGTGGTCATCGTGGACCGTCCCGGAGCCGTGCAGACGCAGCTGCTGATCGGCCGCATCGGCGCGGACCGGCACGACAGCGTGTGGCCCGCCCAGGTCCTCGGCACGTACTGCCTGGGTGGCACGCTGACCTCGCGGCTGGACCGCGTGCTGCGTGAGGAGAAGGGCTACACCTACGGCGTGCGGGCCTTCGGGCAGGTGCTTCGCTCGACTGCGCCGGGTTCCTCCTCCGGGGCGACCGGCGCCGCGATGCTCGCCATCAGCGGCTCGGTCGACACGGAGTCCACCGGTCCCGCGCTGGACGACCTGTGGAAGGTCCTGCGCACCCTGGCGGCCGAGGGCCTCACCGACGCCGAACGCGAGACTGCGGTGCAGAACCTCGTGGGCGTCGCCCCGCTGAAGTACGAGACGGCGGCCTCCGTCGCGGGCACCCTCGCCGACCAGGTGGAGCAGCACCTTCCGGACGACTACCAGGCCGAGCTGTACGCCCGCCTGGCCGCGACCGGCACGGTCGAGGCGACCGCCGCCGTGGTCAACGCGTTCCCCGTCGACCGGCTCGTCACCGTCCTGGTCGGGGACGCCGCGCAGATCGCGGAGCCTGTCAGGGCGCTCGGAATCGGCGAGGTGTCCGTCGTCAGCGGCTGA
- a CDS encoding DNA gyrase/topoisomerase IV subunit A, with protein MARRSTKTPPPDDFEEKILDIDVVDEMQGSFLEYAYSVIYSRALPDARDGMKPVHRRIVSQMNEMGLRPDRGYVKCARVVGEVMGKLHPHGDASIYDALVRMAQPFSMRLPLVDGHGNFGSLGNDDPPAAMRYTECRMADATSLMTESIDEDTVDFQSNYDGQEQEPVVLPAAYPNLLVNGASGIAVGMATNMPPHNLGEVIAAARHLIRHPGADLETLMRFVPGPDLPTGGRIVGLGGIKDAYASGRGTFKIRATVAIESVTARRKGLVVTELPFSVGPEKVIAKIKDLVGSKKLQGIADVKDLTDRAHGLRLVIEVKNGFVPEAVLEQLYKLTPMEESFGINNVALVDGQPLTLGLKELLEVYLDHRFDVVRRRSEFRRTKRRNRLHLVEGLLVALLDIDEVIRLIRDSDNSAQAKERLMERFSLSEIQTQYILDTPLRRLTRFDRIELETERDRLSQEIAELTAILESDAELRKLVSSELAAVAKKFGTDRRTVLLESAGSQVASVPLEVADDPCQVLLSSTGLLARTANAEPLEQTEDARRAKHDAIVSAVPATARGDVGAVTSTGRLLRLSVIDLPQLPDTHAAPNLSGGAPVAEFLTLEADEQLICLTTLDEEALGLAIGTLQGVVKRVVPDYPANKDELEVISLKDGDRIVGATQLRTGEEDLVFITSDAQLLRYPAASVRPQGRPAGGMAGVKLMEGATVLSFTAVDPSEDAAVFTVAGSHGTLDDSERTWKLTPFDQYPRKGRATGGVRCQRFLKGEDVLVFAWAGRVPALAAQKSGAPAQLPAPDPRRDGSGTPMTSQVSVIAEPLQ; from the coding sequence ATGGCCCGCCGCAGCACGAAAACCCCGCCGCCGGACGACTTCGAGGAGAAGATCCTCGACATCGACGTCGTCGACGAAATGCAGGGCTCCTTCCTCGAGTACGCGTACTCGGTGATCTACTCCAGGGCTCTGCCCGACGCCCGCGACGGCATGAAGCCCGTGCACCGCCGCATCGTGTCCCAGATGAACGAGATGGGACTGCGCCCCGACCGCGGCTACGTGAAGTGCGCACGCGTGGTCGGCGAAGTGATGGGCAAACTCCACCCGCACGGTGACGCGTCGATCTACGACGCACTGGTGCGCATGGCACAGCCGTTCTCGATGCGCCTGCCCCTCGTGGACGGGCACGGCAACTTCGGCTCTCTGGGCAACGACGACCCGCCCGCCGCGATGCGGTACACCGAGTGCCGGATGGCCGACGCCACGTCACTCATGACGGAGTCGATCGACGAGGACACCGTCGACTTCCAGTCGAACTACGACGGCCAGGAGCAGGAGCCGGTCGTCCTCCCGGCGGCGTACCCGAACCTCCTGGTCAACGGCGCTTCCGGGATCGCGGTCGGCATGGCGACCAACATGCCCCCGCACAATCTCGGCGAGGTCATCGCCGCCGCCCGCCACCTGATCAGGCACCCGGGCGCCGACCTCGAGACGCTGATGCGCTTCGTCCCCGGCCCCGACCTGCCCACCGGAGGCAGGATCGTCGGCCTCGGCGGCATCAAGGACGCGTACGCATCCGGCCGCGGCACGTTCAAGATCCGTGCCACGGTCGCCATAGAGAGCGTCACGGCCCGCCGCAAGGGCCTCGTCGTCACCGAACTGCCCTTCAGCGTCGGCCCGGAGAAGGTGATCGCCAAGATCAAGGACCTGGTCGGTTCGAAGAAGCTCCAGGGCATCGCGGACGTCAAGGACCTCACGGACCGGGCGCACGGCCTGCGTCTGGTGATCGAGGTGAAGAACGGCTTCGTGCCGGAGGCCGTTCTGGAGCAGCTCTACAAGCTGACGCCGATGGAGGAGTCCTTCGGCATCAACAACGTCGCGCTGGTCGACGGGCAGCCGCTCACCCTCGGGCTCAAGGAGCTCCTGGAGGTCTACCTCGACCACCGCTTCGACGTGGTGCGCCGGCGCAGCGAGTTCCGCAGGACCAAGCGCCGCAACCGGCTGCACCTGGTCGAGGGCCTCCTCGTGGCGCTGCTCGACATCGACGAGGTCATCCGTCTCATCCGGGACAGCGACAACTCCGCGCAGGCGAAGGAGCGCCTGATGGAGCGCTTCTCGCTGAGCGAGATCCAGACCCAGTACATCCTGGACACCCCGCTGCGCAGGCTGACGCGCTTCGACAGGATCGAGCTGGAGACCGAGCGCGACAGGCTCTCCCAGGAGATCGCGGAGCTGACGGCGATCCTGGAGTCGGACGCGGAGCTGCGCAAGCTGGTCTCGTCCGAACTGGCCGCGGTGGCGAAGAAGTTCGGCACCGACCGACGCACGGTGCTGCTGGAGTCCGCGGGTTCGCAGGTCGCCTCGGTGCCATTGGAGGTCGCCGACGACCCGTGCCAGGTGCTCCTCTCCTCGACCGGCCTGCTCGCCCGTACGGCCAACGCCGAGCCGCTCGAACAGACCGAGGACGCCAGGCGTGCGAAGCACGACGCGATCGTGTCGGCCGTCCCGGCCACGGCACGCGGCGACGTGGGGGCGGTGACGTCGACCGGACGCCTGCTCCGGCTCTCGGTGATCGACCTGCCGCAGCTGCCGGACACCCATGCGGCTCCGAACCTGTCGGGCGGGGCCCCGGTCGCGGAGTTCCTCACGCTGGAGGCGGACGAGCAGCTGATCTGTCTCACCACGCTGGACGAGGAGGCGCTCGGGCTGGCCATCGGCACCCTGCAGGGGGTGGTGAAGCGTGTGGTGCCCGACTACCCCGCCAACAAGGACGAGCTGGAGGTCATCTCGCTGAAGGACGGTGACCGGATCGTCGGCGCGACCCAGTTGCGTACGGGCGAGGAGGATCTGGTCTTCATCACGTCGGACGCGCAGTTGCTGCGCTATCCGGCGGCCTCGGTGCGTCCGCAGGGACGCCCGGCAGGAGGCATGGCGGGCGTCAAGCTCATGGAGGGCGCGACGGTCCTCTCGTTCACAGCGGTGGACCCCTCGGAGGACGCCGCGGTGTTCACGGTCGCCGGGTCGCACGGCACGCTCGACGATTCCGAGCGGACCTGGAAGCTGACTCCGTTCGACCAGTACCCGCGCAAGGGCAGGGCCACCGGTGGGGTGCGCTGCCAGCGCTTCCTCAAGGGTGAGGACGTCCTGGTGTTCGCGTGGGCCGGACGGGTCCCGGCACTGGCGGCGCAGAAGAGCGGCGCACCGGCCCAGTTGCCCGCACCGGATCCGCGCCGCGACGGTTCGGGGACGCCGATGACGAGCCAGGTCTCGGTGATCGCCGAGCCGCTGCAGTAG
- a CDS encoding M23 family metallopeptidase: MAFIRATGKHRAPSRLTRKSAKVAGIAALATTGVIGATASPALAADSEVTAGSTGLTQTVALDTTLAAQIEAQAKAQKHQAEVAAKAAAEAKAKAEAKAEAERKAEARAKEAREEKARAARAAERARLNAFHLPVAGSHVTTGYKSGGALWSSGSHSGVDFQAASGSSVVAVGAGTVVEAGWGGAYGNNIVLKMKDGTYTQYGHLSSIGVSVGQSIGSGEQIGLSGSTGNSTGPHLHFEARTTPEYGSDMDPVAYLRAHGVQV; the protein is encoded by the coding sequence ATGGCGTTCATCCGTGCCACCGGGAAGCACCGTGCCCCGAGCCGACTGACGCGCAAGAGCGCCAAGGTCGCCGGCATCGCGGCCCTGGCCACCACCGGCGTCATCGGCGCCACGGCCTCCCCGGCTCTCGCCGCGGACTCCGAGGTCACCGCCGGCAGCACCGGCCTCACCCAGACCGTCGCCCTCGACACCACCCTCGCCGCCCAGATCGAGGCCCAGGCGAAGGCCCAGAAGCACCAGGCCGAAGTCGCCGCGAAGGCCGCGGCCGAAGCCAAGGCGAAGGCGGAGGCGAAGGCCGAGGCCGAGCGCAAGGCCGAGGCCCGCGCCAAGGAGGCCCGCGAGGAGAAGGCGCGTGCCGCCCGCGCCGCCGAGCGCGCCCGGCTGAACGCCTTCCACCTGCCGGTCGCCGGATCCCACGTCACCACCGGATACAAGTCCGGCGGCGCTCTCTGGTCCTCCGGTAGCCACTCCGGCGTGGACTTCCAGGCCGCTTCCGGCAGCTCCGTCGTCGCCGTCGGCGCCGGCACGGTCGTCGAGGCCGGCTGGGGCGGCGCGTACGGCAACAACATCGTGCTCAAGATGAAGGACGGCACGTACACCCAGTACGGCCACCTCTCCTCGATCGGCGTCTCCGTCGGTCAGAGCATCGGATCGGGCGAGCAGATCGGCCTCTCCGGCTCGACCGGCAACTCCACCGGTCCGCACCTGCACTTCGAGGCCCGCACCACCCCCGAGTACGGCTCGGACATGGACCCCGTCGCCTACCTCCGTGCCCACGGCGTCCAGGTCTGA
- a CDS encoding HPr family phosphocarrier protein, translating into MAERRVNVGWAEGLHARPASIFVRAATASGVPVTIAKADGNPVNAASMLAVLGLGAQGGEEIVLASEADNAEVALDRLAKLVAEGLEELPETV; encoded by the coding sequence ATGGCTGAGCGCCGCGTCAACGTCGGTTGGGCCGAGGGCCTGCACGCCCGCCCCGCTTCCATCTTCGTCCGTGCCGCCACGGCCTCCGGCGTCCCCGTGACGATCGCCAAGGCCGACGGCAACCCGGTCAACGCCGCGTCGATGCTCGCGGTGCTCGGCCTGGGCGCCCAGGGCGGCGAGGAGATCGTGCTCGCGTCCGAGGCCGACAACGCCGAGGTCGCCCTGGACCGTCTGGCGAAGCTGGTGGCGGAGGGGCTCGAGGAGCTCCCGGAGACCGTCTGA
- a CDS encoding bifunctional acetate--CoA ligase family protein/GNAT family N-acetyltransferase, which translates to MEPTPEQSPHHAYPDHWEADVVLRDGGTARVRPITTDDAERLVSFYEQVSDESKYYRFFAPYPRLSARDVHRFTHHDYVDRVGLAVTIGGEFIATVRFDRIDDRGRPASAPADEAEVAFLVQDAHQGRGVASALLEHIAAVARERGIRRFAAEVLPANNKMIKVFRDAGFTQQRSFEDGSVHLTLDLEPTAESLAVQRAREQRAEARSVQRLLAPGSVAVIGVGRAPGGVGRTVLRNLLGSGFTGRTYAVNTSFAEDLGTVEGVPAHRSVGGIGEQVDLAVVAVPADRVPEVVADCGEHGVQGVVVLSAGYAERGAQGRDRQRELVRQARSYGMRIIGPNAFGIINTSDAVRLNASLAPESPKAGRIGLFTQSGAIGIALLSGLHRRGAGLSAFISAGNRADVSGNDFLQYWYEDQDTDVALLYLESLGNPRKFTRLARRTAAVKPVVVVKGARHSGTNPPGHAVPVSRIPDATVSALMRQAGVIRVDTVTEMVDVGLLLAGQPLPDGPRVAILGNSESLGLLTYDACLAEGLRPRPPRDLTTEASPQDFRRALAEALADRTCDAVIVTAIPWVGENGEALTGEGEVLAAALREAASTGPGKPVAVVHVEMGGLAQALAAATSTAARPSTAARPGPQPAAPDPQAQTSAPATPGEDAAATNGAGPTDGTGPSAGRIPAYPAAERAVRALAEVVKYAQWRRHAAAPGKVPEFLDETIDEHGTAELIETLLGPDPDPRGRPLTHDEARELLARYGVSVRPALPAPDPEAAVAAAAKLGYPVALKTTAPHLRHRADLGGVRLDLVNENALRRAYDELTELLGTPAELRPVVQAMVPRGVDTVVRATIDAAAGAVLSFGLAGAPSELLGDTAHRLVPATDRDVAELIRSIKAAPVLFGWRGAAPADTAALEELLLRVSRLVDDHPEVVSVALEPVVVATQGLTVLGASVRLAPPPARSDLGPRRLPSY; encoded by the coding sequence ATGGAGCCCACTCCGGAGCAGAGTCCGCATCACGCGTACCCCGACCACTGGGAGGCGGACGTGGTGCTCCGCGACGGTGGCACCGCGCGCGTCAGGCCCATCACCACGGACGACGCCGAGCGGCTGGTCAGCTTCTACGAGCAGGTGTCCGACGAGTCGAAGTACTACCGCTTCTTCGCTCCGTATCCGCGTCTCTCCGCCCGGGACGTGCACCGCTTCACCCATCACGACTACGTCGACCGGGTGGGGCTGGCCGTCACGATCGGCGGCGAGTTCATCGCCACCGTCCGCTTCGACCGGATCGACGACCGGGGCAGGCCCGCCTCCGCCCCCGCGGACGAGGCGGAGGTCGCCTTCCTCGTGCAGGACGCCCACCAGGGCCGCGGCGTGGCCTCGGCCCTCCTCGAACACATCGCGGCGGTCGCCAGGGAGCGGGGCATCCGCCGCTTCGCGGCCGAGGTGCTGCCCGCCAACAACAAGATGATCAAAGTGTTCCGGGACGCCGGGTTCACCCAGCAGCGGAGCTTCGAGGACGGCTCGGTCCACCTCACCCTCGACCTGGAACCCACGGCCGAGTCGCTCGCCGTCCAGCGCGCCCGCGAACAGCGTGCCGAAGCACGTTCGGTCCAGCGGCTGCTGGCCCCCGGGTCCGTCGCCGTCATCGGCGTCGGCCGTGCGCCCGGCGGCGTCGGCCGGACCGTGCTGCGCAACCTCCTCGGTTCCGGCTTCACCGGGCGCACGTACGCGGTGAACACGTCGTTCGCCGAAGACCTCGGCACGGTCGAGGGGGTGCCCGCCCACCGCTCCGTGGGCGGGATCGGCGAGCAGGTGGACCTCGCGGTCGTCGCCGTCCCGGCCGACCGGGTGCCCGAGGTCGTCGCCGACTGCGGGGAACACGGTGTCCAGGGAGTAGTCGTGCTCTCCGCCGGCTACGCCGAGCGCGGCGCGCAAGGGCGGGACCGGCAGCGGGAACTGGTGCGGCAGGCGCGCTCGTACGGCATGCGCATCATCGGCCCGAACGCCTTCGGCATCATCAACACCTCCGACGCGGTCCGCCTCAACGCCTCCCTCGCCCCCGAATCACCCAAGGCCGGGCGCATCGGACTCTTCACCCAGTCCGGAGCCATCGGGATCGCCCTCCTGTCCGGGCTCCACCGCCGGGGCGCCGGACTGTCGGCCTTCATCTCCGCGGGCAACCGGGCCGACGTCTCGGGCAACGACTTCCTGCAGTACTGGTACGAGGACCAGGACACCGATGTCGCCCTGCTGTACCTCGAATCACTCGGCAACCCACGCAAGTTCACCCGGCTCGCCCGGCGGACCGCCGCCGTGAAGCCCGTGGTCGTGGTGAAGGGCGCCCGGCACAGCGGTACCAATCCGCCGGGCCACGCCGTACCCGTCAGCCGTATCCCCGACGCGACGGTCTCCGCGCTGATGCGTCAGGCGGGCGTGATCCGCGTCGACACCGTGACGGAGATGGTCGACGTCGGCCTGCTCCTCGCCGGCCAGCCCCTGCCGGACGGTCCCAGGGTGGCGATCCTCGGCAACTCCGAGTCGCTCGGCCTCCTCACCTACGACGCCTGCCTGGCCGAAGGGCTGCGCCCGCGCCCGCCCCGCGACCTCACCACGGAGGCGAGTCCGCAGGACTTCCGGCGCGCACTGGCCGAGGCGCTCGCCGACCGCACCTGCGACGCCGTGATCGTCACCGCGATCCCCTGGGTCGGTGAGAACGGCGAAGCGCTGACCGGCGAGGGCGAGGTCCTGGCGGCCGCCCTGCGTGAGGCGGCGTCCACCGGGCCCGGGAAGCCGGTGGCGGTGGTGCACGTGGAGATGGGCGGCCTGGCACAGGCCCTCGCCGCCGCCACGAGCACGGCCGCTCGGCCCAGCACGGCCGCTCGGCCCGGGCCGCAGCCGGCCGCTCCGGACCCGCAGGCGCAGACCTCCGCCCCGGCCACGCCCGGCGAGGACGCCGCGGCCACGAACGGCGCGGGCCCCACCGACGGCACCGGGCCCTCCGCCGGGCGGATTCCCGCCTACCCCGCCGCCGAGCGAGCCGTCCGCGCGCTGGCCGAGGTGGTGAAGTACGCCCAGTGGCGCCGCCACGCGGCAGCTCCCGGCAAGGTGCCCGAATTCCTCGACGAGACCATCGACGAGCACGGCACCGCCGAGCTGATCGAGACGCTCCTCGGCCCGGACCCCGACCCCCGTGGCCGCCCCCTCACCCACGACGAGGCGCGCGAACTGCTCGCCCGCTACGGAGTGTCCGTACGGCCGGCGCTTCCCGCACCCGACCCGGAGGCCGCCGTCGCAGCCGCCGCGAAGCTCGGCTATCCGGTCGCCCTCAAGACCACCGCACCCCATCTGAGGCATCGGGCCGACCTCGGTGGTGTCCGGCTCGACCTCGTCAACGAGAACGCCCTGCGCAGGGCGTACGACGAACTCACCGAGCTGCTCGGCACGCCCGCCGAACTCCGGCCCGTCGTCCAGGCCATGGTCCCCAGGGGCGTCGACACCGTCGTCAGGGCGACCATCGACGCGGCTGCCGGTGCCGTCCTCTCCTTCGGCCTGGCCGGTGCGCCTTCCGAGCTGCTGGGCGACACGGCCCACCGCCTGGTGCCAGCCACCGACCGTGACGTCGCCGAGCTGATCCGGTCCATCAAGGCCGCTCCGGTGCTGTTCGGCTGGCGTGGCGCCGCTCCGGCGGACACCGCGGCGCTCGAAGAGCTGCTCCTGAGGGTGTCGCGGCTGGTCGACGATCACCCCGAGGTGGTCTCGGTCGCCCTGGAACCCGTCGTCGTGGCCACACAGGGCCTGACGGTCCTCGGGGCGAGCGTCCGGCTGGCCCCGCCGCCCGCCCGCAGCGATCTCGGCCCCCGCCGGCTCCCCAGCTACTGA
- a CDS encoding GntR family transcriptional regulator: MRIPAHSVCTAIRDDIVSGVYERGSRLTEEVLARRYGVSRVPVREALRTLESEGFVVTRRHAGACVAEPTEQEAADLLEMRMLLEPLGAARAAQRRTEAHLKVLRGLVRLGQERVRRGEGEDLRSLGGWFHETLAQASGSPSLIALLTQLRHKIAWMYAVEQPVRPADSWAEHGALVDAVARRDAERARVLAAQHAERATAAHRLRRADRPARAAGTARVRTSQHPVNIAGVRH; encoded by the coding sequence ATGCGCATTCCCGCGCATTCGGTATGCACGGCAATCCGTGACGACATCGTCTCCGGTGTCTACGAGCGGGGCAGCCGCCTCACCGAAGAGGTGCTCGCGCGTCGGTACGGGGTCTCCCGCGTTCCCGTGCGTGAGGCGCTGCGCACTCTGGAGTCCGAGGGGTTCGTCGTCACCCGCCGGCACGCCGGTGCCTGTGTCGCCGAGCCCACGGAGCAGGAGGCCGCGGATCTCCTGGAGATGCGCATGCTCCTGGAGCCCCTCGGTGCCGCCCGAGCCGCGCAGCGTCGCACCGAGGCGCATCTCAAGGTGCTCCGTGGCCTGGTCAGACTGGGGCAGGAGCGGGTACGCAGAGGCGAGGGGGAGGATCTGCGTTCCCTGGGAGGCTGGTTCCACGAGACGCTCGCCCAGGCGTCGGGCAGTCCCTCGCTGATCGCGCTCCTCACCCAACTCCGGCACAAGATCGCCTGGATGTACGCCGTCGAACAGCCGGTCCGTCCCGCCGACTCGTGGGCCGAGCACGGCGCCCTCGTCGACGCCGTGGCGCGTCGTGACGCGGAGCGGGCCCGGGTGCTCGCCGCCCAGCACGCGGAGCGGGCCACCGCCGCCCACCGGCTGCGGCGCGCGGACCGCCCGGCACGCGCTGCGGGCACGGCCCGGGTGAGGACTTCGCAACACCCCGTAAACATCGCGGGAGTCCGCCATTAA
- a CDS encoding M16 family metallopeptidase, with product MPMGHTATAQAGSGGLTATEHRLANGLRVVLSEDHLTPVAAVCLWYDVGSRHEVKGRTGLAHLFEHLMFQGSGQVKGNGHFELVQGAGGSLNGTTSFERTNYFETMPTHQLELALWLEADRMGSLLAALDEESMENQRDVVKNERRQRYDNVPYGTAFEKLTALAYPEGHPYHHTPIGSMADLDAATLEDAQAFFRTYYAPNNAVLSVVGDIDPEQTLAWIEKYFGSIPSHDGKQPPRDGALPGIIGEQLREVVREEVPARALMAAYRLPQDGTRECDAADLALTVLGGGESSRLHNRLVRRDRTAVAAGFGLLRLAGAPSLGWLDVKTSGGVEVPQIESAVDEELARFAEEGPTPEEMERAQAQLEREWLDRLGTVSGRADELCRYAVLFGDPQLALTAVGRVLDVTADEVKAAARAHLRPDNRAVLVYEPVEPADETDGAEGTDAHEGADK from the coding sequence ATGCCCATGGGTCACACGGCCACAGCCCAGGCCGGTTCCGGCGGCTTGACGGCGACCGAGCACCGCTTGGCCAACGGCCTGCGCGTGGTGCTCTCCGAGGACCATCTGACCCCCGTCGCCGCGGTCTGCCTCTGGTACGACGTCGGCTCCCGGCACGAGGTCAAGGGACGCACGGGACTGGCTCACCTTTTCGAGCACCTGATGTTCCAGGGCTCGGGCCAGGTCAAGGGGAACGGGCACTTCGAGCTGGTGCAGGGGGCCGGTGGTTCCCTGAACGGCACGACCAGCTTCGAGCGCACCAACTACTTCGAGACGATGCCCACGCACCAGCTGGAGCTGGCCCTGTGGCTCGAGGCCGACCGGATGGGCTCGCTGCTCGCCGCGCTCGACGAGGAGTCCATGGAGAACCAGCGGGACGTCGTGAAGAACGAGCGCCGCCAGCGCTACGACAACGTCCCGTACGGCACGGCCTTCGAGAAGCTCACCGCGCTCGCCTACCCGGAGGGCCACCCGTACCACCACACGCCGATCGGCTCGATGGCCGACCTGGACGCGGCGACCCTGGAGGACGCCCAGGCGTTCTTCCGGACGTACTACGCGCCGAACAACGCGGTCCTCTCCGTCGTCGGGGACATCGACCCGGAGCAGACGCTCGCCTGGATCGAGAAGTACTTCGGTTCCATCCCCTCCCACGACGGCAAGCAGCCCCCGCGCGACGGCGCGCTGCCCGGCATCATCGGCGAGCAGCTGCGCGAAGTGGTCCGGGAGGAGGTCCCCGCGCGTGCGCTGATGGCCGCGTACCGCCTGCCGCAGGACGGTACGCGCGAGTGCGACGCCGCGGACCTGGCGCTGACCGTGCTCGGCGGCGGTGAGTCGTCCAGGCTGCACAACCGCCTGGTCCGCCGTGACCGTACGGCCGTCGCCGCCGGGTTCGGGCTCCTCAGGCTGGCCGGTGCGCCCTCGCTGGGCTGGCTGGACGTCAAGACGTCCGGCGGTGTCGAGGTGCCGCAGATCGAGTCGGCCGTCGACGAGGAACTGGCCCGCTTTGCCGAGGAGGGCCCGACTCCGGAGGAAATGGAGCGGGCGCAGGCGCAGTTGGAGCGCGAGTGGCTCGACCGGCTGGGCACGGTCTCCGGCCGCGCGGACGAACTGTGCCGGTACGCCGTCCTGTTCGGTGACCCCCAGCTCGCCCTGACCGCAGTGGGTCGCGTCCTGGACGTGACGGCCGACGAGGTCAAGGCCGCCGCCCGGGCGCACCTGCGCCCCGACAACCGTGCGGTCCTGGTCTACGAGCCGGTCGAACCGGCCGATGAGACCGACGGGGCCGAAGGCACCGACGCGCACGAGGGGGCCGACAAGTGA